The genomic window CTTTGTCATAATAGGCCTCAGTGCTTGAACTGTCGATCCGGATTGCATTATCAAAATATTGAGGAGCCTGCCCGCCAGGCTGGTGCATAGAAAGTAACCCTAATTCCATGTAAGCATCATAAAAAGCAGGATTAATAGAAACTGCATTCTGAAATGCTGCAAGGGCATGAGTGGTGTCGCCCATTTCTTTATAATTCATTCCCCTTATAAAATTTATTTCAGGATTGTTTTTATTTATTTTTTCTAAGTTCTCTAATTGCTTTAATGAATTCGTATAATTTTTTTCATAAAAATAAACTTTACTCATTCTCATCAGCGCTTCTTCATTTTTTGGATCGAATTTTAAAACAGAATTAAAGGCACTCAGCGCACCACGCACATTGGCACCCTTCAAATATATATCCCCTATTGAAAAGTAGTATTTTGTATTGGATGAATCCAGGGCAATTGCTGTAGAAATATCATTAAAAGCTGCACGGATAAAGTTTGCCTGCATCAGTATATTGCTCCTCGTAAAATAATTTTCTGCACTCTTTGGATCTTTTGAAATCTGCTCAGTAAGCACCTTTACCTGCGGATCACCCAGCGCTTTTTTAATGAGTGAATCCTGCTCTTTGCTTTGCACATTTGCGACCGGGTGCTTGCATGAAAACAGGAAGGATAACCACAAAATGAGCAGCAGCCAATATTTTCTCATCACCCAAAATTAATAATTACCGAAGCGAAATGGTGGAATAGCAAGCAAGCTACCAATGGATTCAGTATTATCGTTGGAAATTGAATTTTGGTTTTCTGTAACATCTGATTTTTGAGAGAGATAGACTTATCACTACATTAACTTATAAATTGTAGATGGCAGAACAATCTGATAGCTAAATTACCCTCATCAGAAACAGCTATTTTTGATAGCTTTATTATAGTCTCTTATGAAAAAGCATAATTATGCTGTGATATTGGCAGGAGGTATCGGAAGCCGTTTCTGGCCTTTGAGTAAATCGCGTTATCCAAAGCAGTTCATTGATTTTCTGGGAACAGGAAAGTCTCTGATGCAGCTTACCTATGAGCGTTTTATCCAATTTTTTCCGGCAGAAAAGATATTTATTATCACGAACGAGGCTTACAAGGACCTTGTGAAACTCCATATTCCTCAGGTAAAAGAGGAAAACTTACTACTGGAACCGGCA from Chitinophagales bacterium includes these protein-coding regions:
- a CDS encoding tetratricopeptide repeat protein; the encoded protein is MRKYWLLLILWLSFLFSCKHPVANVQSKEQDSLIKKALGDPQVKVLTEQISKDPKSAENYFTRSNILMQANFIRAAFNDISTAIALDSSNTKYYFSIGDIYLKGANVRGALSAFNSVLKFDPKNEEALMRMSKVYFYEKNYTNSLKQLENLEKINKNNPEINFIRGMNYKEMGDTTHALAAFQNAVSINPAFYDAYMELGLLSMHQPGGQAPQYFDNAIRIDSSSTEAYYDKGKFFQERKEYEKAKDIYHRLIMIDPQYQNAYFNLGFIFINQDSIDKAYRMFDLAIKVSPAYAEAYYYRGLCSLQKGRKEDAIDDFRQAITLKPEYEPAQKELNNITR